The DNA region CTGGACTCATCTCAATCAGGTCCAGCGCCAGCCGATGAATGCATTAACACCAATACTGGCGTGACTGTTCTGGATCCGCACGAAGGTAGTGTACTAGTCTCCGAAAAAGCGCATAATGGCAGGGTTTGTAACTTCGAAGAAGCGTCCCGTGACAGTACTAATATGCCTCTGGTGCACCAAGATCTACCCAACACTATATGTCCCTCCCAGACCAGTTCTCGCCCCTGGTCTCTCCATGAGGAGAGCCACTTGTTAGACTGGCTTGAAGGTCATAAATCCCTGGATTGGTCTGAATTTGAAAAGGAATATACACAATAGTTTGGTGTTCATCAGCCTTGAACAGCCATCCAGGCTAAAGCATTTCGACTGAAGTGTGGGTGGTCGCGTAAAGTGAAAAGATTATGCACACGACGAATCCAGCAAAAAGTTCCAGAATTAGTGGTCCCCACCCCGTCGCAACCTCACAGAGAATTGTCAAGTGGACGGCACTCTTCAAGGAATGCAACTGGGAACGATGCACAAAGCAATAAAACTCCGGACGTTGTCGTGGACTCGCCACATGCAGCCGGGAATATGGATCATGCAGGCTCAACGCTTCCACTAGTGGCTCAAGGCACTACTCGCATGCATGATATATGATTCAGGGAAGGCGATTAAGTTGGCGTTGTTTGGCGCTGATTATTCATTAGCAAGATTGCTGGTGTGTAGACCAGAGGCCTGGGTATGTGGCGGAGAAATGTCGTTGTTTGTACACAGAGTGCCTCATTCGGGGTGTTCTATCTTGAGGGCAACACAAGTCACAGCTATAGATAGTAAGGGCATGTTAAATAGCATCGACATAAAACACATTGGTTTGCGAGGCGGAGCTGTGGAGCAAGGGAACCTTTCTTTGCTGGATGATGGTATTGTGGCCATGGACGAGGCAGGGGACACGGGTAATTGAAGAGGTTCatgattggtgtgagagGAAGGCGCTTTTTTTGCGCGTTTGCTTGATCAGTATAGCTTATCGCTTGTCGATGAGCGAGTGAAAGATGTTTCGTGGTTGGAGCGGGTTTTGTCTTTGTCATCCAAAGTTGAGGACTAGCTTCGGTGATTTTTCTTGCCGTCAGGAGGGAGACGGATGCCCTAAATGCCATATAAGCACTGTATTCCGAGATATGGAAATGGAAATGATTGTCCCTCGATGATTTCCGACATAATGGCATAATAGATGCAGAAATGTCGGCAGCTGTAAACGGTAGCGGTCTAGACTTGGGAAAGTGAGATACGTAGTAGTGACATCTTCCCAGGAAGGTGCGGAAGGCACTTTCACGAATAGGTGGCATCTTGTCGATACCGAGAACTCTCAAGAACCAAGGATCGTTATCTTTGCAATCATCTCCGAAAATGGACATCAAACGGCTCAAGAGCAGTCATACCACATACCCGTACCCGGCTGTCGATGACGCTGATCAAGATCTGGACCGCCGCCCGGAGGCGGAGAAGCGTGAATGGGAGCACCGTCTGATACAAAGTATGCCAACCAAACCAAGAGGCGAGCGCTCTGTGCCACTAACATGACAGGAACCGATTCAATGGAGTGGGGCACTGGTGAGAGGGCATCCTTGCGGGCTGGATTAGAGCCGATGACTACAAGGGACAACGAGAGACTCCTCCGAACGCATCATAGATCCCTATCGAAAGCCTCAATCGTATATATCACAACTTCGCCCTTCGGTAGACGCATTTGGTTGATATCATGCAATGTACCTGACATCACAGCTGGCGGGCTGGACATCCATATTCTCCCCGCAGGTTATCCACTGAAGAGCCCTCTCAtaccggccccagcagcacAGTTCATACTGGCGCAGAGCCTGGTGAAGGGACAGATCAACCCACGAAGATTTCTGACAGAACAAGACCTGGAGTCGTTGCGCATCCTGTTCCCGAAAGCAATCGGGGCCCAGTTACTGATTGCAGGATTCCTTCGCATGTTGTTCAATAGCATCGCAGATGTGGAGCGGACCCACAACCTCGGCTACCCGGGTGAGGTGGGAGGGCTTGTTGTACTTCTAGATACGGCAACGTTTAGTGCAACAGCACAGAATATCGAATCGGGTGCAGTCGTCTCGGATACAGAGGCAAAATCAGTTGGGTGTTTGGGGTTGAAGTTGAAATTGCCAGGAGGAAACACGGTTTTAACGACGGTGACCCACGCTTATGTGCGCAATCCTGCGTTGTCGGTGGTTCTTATGCGTGTTGCAGATTGGGTGATTCGGGCAAAGAACGCACTCTATCGTTTCCGAAATCCCCACTTAGACCGGGATTCTCGCGCATACGGTGTATCGGAGCAGAGCCTGTCCAATAATCCGACGGGCAAGGATATTCTGCTCTTTAAAATGAACACAAAGGTATTCCTCATCCGAGAGCCATACACTCTCCTTAAGGAGTCATACTCAACATTATCATAGGTCGGGACGATTACCCACTGATTCGACAACCCGAGCCCTATACTCCCGTTTCCAGTCGGGTACCGGCATGACCTCTCTTTAATCGAGGGAGAAACTCTACCTGAAGTGGTGAGCCCTGCCGGGCATGCTATCATCTCCGCATGGGCCCCGTACGAAAAAGTCCTTGCGGGGGTGCCACTATATACTGTGGCTCTCAATGCTCAGGCACAAAACTGGAGAGTAGTTGAAGCGACAAAGGTATCGCCCGCAGTGGCGAATTCGGTCCTGCTAGGTAGTGAGTATGTTTGGGATCGTGAAGCGAGTGACCAGGCTGTTGCGATGCTGTGGCGGTCTAAGGATGATGTGGACAGTGCGGGAGGTTACTCTGGCTCGGTGCTGTGTACCGGCACCCCGACAGATCAGCATGGAGAAGCTGTCGTTTTTCAAAATTATGAGACTGGTCTAAGGATGTGGGAGTCAGAAGGATCCCCGTTGCTCGCAAACATCAAAGCCGGTTTTCTGTTACCTGGGGAGATCCGTGAGTCGAAGATTGTGGTCCCTGATCCAAAGCAGCCGATTAGTTACAACACTGTGTGTGGGAAGGGGAGCGTCGTACAAACAGAAAGACAATATCCATCAGGTCTCTGACCTATTTCGCAAACGCCATTGTCAGGGACCGTGAACTTTGCTTGCGAGATATGGGTAATAGATCGAGGGGAGGTGGGAAAGCTGGGGTGAAAGCCCCGCTGCGAACCCCCGGAAACTACCCGTTACCCGCCCATGGGTGGGTATGGGCCTGCCGAGGTCTAACCTCAGGAACTCAAAGGGACAAGAGGCTGCAGagtagctgctggcctcgggTTCATGGAATATGGTCTGTCGTAGCTTCAGGgctcgatatggacaataaacctGATtaaacaacaataataatatatGTATACCGTGTGGCAAGGAATCGGATTGATAGGTGGATTGGCTTGCCAAACCTGCTGTTGGCTGTGGAAATTGATGCGGACTAAATTAGATACATGAAAGCCTTGCATGGTAGTATCCAAGTCATTTCTAGGACAATTTCTATCGTCCTACCAATACTCCAAATCATATAATGTCTCAATCAACTCGATTCAATTCGTCTAGTTTTGATTATCCGAGTTTAGCTCATGTGCAACCGAGTCGTGATTATGGGAGCTCAGCTCATGTGCGGGCGAGTTGTGTTTATCGGAGCTTAGTTCATATGCGTGTGGTGTAGCGCTGGCTGCATGCAACTCGTGCGGTTTATTGGAATATTGTTGTGGTGGAAAATTGACCTGGCTCATGACTGGCTGTTCCTAGGCCTGGACATTGtccttgggtatacccattTGGGTATACCCTTGGGTAGACCCAAGTGGTTCTTGGGTATGAATCTCTTACCCAAGtgttgggtatgggtataaGGTCTGTACCCAAGACCCAtctgggtatacccaagaaTTTACCCAAATACCCAACTTTTTACTAATTATAGTAATCCCGTGACTTGCATAATTTATGCAATGGTAGTGGTTTTTTAAGTAATTAAACTAGTAATCTAATAACCAGTAGTCCTGAATATTACCAATGCTCAGGTGAATTCATATTCATAAGTTCATGATAAATATTTCCTTCGATAGACTGATTTCTGAAGAAAGTTCATATTCATTACTGGAAAAATGTCATAAATAAAGCAGTACTATATCAATTCAAAGTCGTCGAATCTCTTTGGTCTCTTTTGAGACCTACGAGGCCTTGCAAGCACCTGCGGGAGAAGtgattcatcttcacttgCAGAATCTTCAGATAGAACACTACTCTGTCTCTTTGAAGCAGTGCTATCCTCTCCAAGCAGCACTGTGGGCTGACTCTCATCAtctatctcatcttcctcatcatcactaaTAAGATCAGCAGAATCAATACTAGACTGTTGAACTTTAGCTTCCTCCTGTAGTGCAGCAATCCCATCTGTTTTTGCATAATCTTGTATAAATGCCAGctccttcttttcaataTCGAACTTTGTAGCACACATGAATAATATCAGATCTTTGATTGTTGTTGCTTTTAAAGATCCTCGCCGGTAGTGGCAAATATCACGAGTAGAATTGAATAATCATTCAACACCTGCACCACTTGCTGGGACTGAAAAGATATCTCAGGCAAGAGCTGCTAGAGTTGGGTACTCAGCCTCATGATGCTTCCAGAACTGCCGAGGGCAGGTTCCATTAGGTAGTGTTGCTAAAGAAAATTAGATCAAGATCAGATAAATAGGATTCGATTCAAGACCTACCACTATCACAGTACCGATCAACTTCACCTTGGACGGTAGGTGCTGGCATCTCTGTTTGGTTTTCAGAAAGTAGTAAGGAAAGCATATTGGAATGGGTTGATTTCTGAATTTGCAATGGAGGTTGTTGAGTCTCAGAGAGCCGGTAGGGTTTGATCCAATCATTAAGACTCTCATGATAGAGGGCTGCATAGTCAATTTTCTGATCCTTCCAATCCTTTGTTTGGAAATATTGGAGCTTATTCTGAGGTGAAAGAATAGTCCCAATTGCATAAAGCTCACCAAGCTCCTTGTTGCATGTTAGGGCGTAGTATTCATGCAGTTTATCCATAGATGAATTCAGTGCTGCAAGCATCTTTTGCTTCCATCCAATTTTCTTTCGCTGTAGCTTTCGGATTGAAGATTCAATATGGCCAAAAAGCTTGTTGTAAACACTAAAGACTATATAAATAGTCACATCCTTGGACACTGAGATGGCCTCAGTAAATTGGAAGAATGGTTGGAGAATTGTGATCAAGTAATCCACCTGTCGCCATTCATCTGAAGATAACTTCAGATGATTATAGGAATTCTGTGTGCAGAAGCGATCAAAATATATTTGTAGTCGTTTAGCACGGCGCAGCATAAGATATGTTGAATTCCAACGCGTTCGAACATCTTGGATTGGGACTAAACGAGGGGGCCGGGGCTGACTGGGTTGAGCAGGCTGGTCAGGTTGGAGATCCTTAAATATTTCTCGGCGCTGTGGGCTTGCATTAATAAAAACAGCAAGATTTCGGACCTAATTAAAGAGTGATCAGGTTAGCAGATATTAGTAAAAGGCTACAGAAAACCTACCTTTTGCAAGGTAGTGGCAATATCACCACTCTTTTTAGCAGTCTTTTGAGCAGATTTATCAAGATCATCAGACCAAACTGTCTCAATAGCCTCATTCTTTGGATCTGCCTTCATCTGACCAAGTAGCTGCTTTAGGGCGAGCTGCATCACATGTGCAAGGCAGGGAGTTTGAATGATGAATGAGCCATGTATATCATATAGGCTCTCAACCAATGTGCTGTTATTAGATGCATTGTCTGTTGTAATAGCAAGAATACggtcttcaatatcatactTTTGGAGTATATCCCAAAGGACACCACCTAAGTTGAGACCAGTATGTTGGCCAGACAGTGGTTCAAAACCAAGTAATACCTCCCGATACTCCCAGTTTGAATCAATAAAATAGCCTGtaattgccataaatgcctGACAAAATGGGGATGTCCAGCAGTCCAGGCTAATTGATAGCTTAGCCTGTGGAGGTAAGCTTTGAAGCATGCTTTTCTGCCGATTGTGAGAGATCATCTGAAGTCGACGCTGTATTGTTTTGCGAGAAACAGGTTCTGGAACAGAGGGTGCTGATTGGGCTAGCTGGATTAGGTCATGGAAGGCAGGGTGTTCAACAATTGCAAATGGGAGCCGTAGGGTGGTAATTGTAGTCACTAGCTGCTGGAGCCATCGATCATGAGAAAAGGGTTCAGAAGATGGGCGACGGGCCTATAAAGTAGGATGGATCAGTAACTATATATCTTTAATATAGGATATATAGAAGAAATACTGCATTCTGTAGTAGCTGCTGAATATTTGGCCGCTTCCCATGAAGCTGTGCCTTTTTGCATGAAGCTTGGTGCTTTTTGATGGTGCTCGTGCCCGTTGATCGATAGTTTGGATGATTCAGGGTATTCCCACAGGAATTACACATAACCTTGGGCTCACCTGTCTGGTAATGGGCCACATGGCTAAAATCAGACCAAAGCTCTGTGTTTAGCTTCTTTCCATCCCATTTAATCTGTCGTTGTATATCCTCAGTTGACCCAAACTGTGTTTTAAACCACCAATCAAGAAATGCTTTCTTATCCATCTCATCAAAGATAACCCATGCTTTCTTGCGATCGGTTGAGCGTCGTAGTGATGATGGGACTGGAGGAGGTAGGTGAAGCTCTAGATTACTGCAAGTCTGGCTTTCAgagggtgttgttggtgtgaATAGAGGGTTATCCTCACTCCCAAGTtgggaggaaagaaagggatcTGATTGCTGAGACATTAGATAAAAACACCAGGTTAAAAGGGCATAGGATAGATTACCAGGTAGAAGGCTTTACTACAGTAGAATATATCAAAGGCCTTCTCTGCGGAAGTGTTGCTGAGGTGTACTTGGGCAAAATAGTTGCTTTTTCCTATGGAGCTGCATACTAGATATCCAATTAGATATCAGTGGGCTCGCTCATGGAAATATATTATTGGCTTAATAGAGCCGGGTAGTTGGGTACCTGAGTTTCCTAATATCCTGGGCCCCCTGGGGGAGCGGGCCCAATTCCTGAGTATTTAAAAACAATATTCAACCTGTTCGGGCgctgtattattattattattattattattattcatacacgcatctgtcagccctataggccgagtggcggcaggtcctgcggggcagccgggtaagccgccgtaatggtagtctctatgtacatcgtcgcctttatacacatatcctgatatctcattccgcttgttgtatatcccgtgctgctggttttcgtgctgctgttcccatggccacgaagatccatgggattgttggatactgtctcgtttccttccctacttctgcaagcgtgtaacctcggctgcgctatgctgccggttgccccaagtctgttgttgtgactcggtatgtggttggtagagtttgaaactggcctaggaggcctgtttcaagcatgaagcgcactgcttttggtaccaggtctggctgtgttaggtaggcccggtaatccagctcccgccttgatccctgtgtaagatggcgcatccggggtcctgcctggtttgtacagtggaggagaacgtggcgtatatcttgaaggccacgtccacaagagcattcagttgattccatagcgttaaaggtgccaagataactagccagcgcaatcttcccagtttgcatttgaatgaggactgatgtggcggctcttcgtaggccttgatatagttgcatcggtgcttttgagggttctttccatagacgacggagggagttcccatgggtggaggtagcccattcagacttccatgcacttgctgcttctatgcggagggttcttcggatgctagctttgagagtgagctcctccacaccgttggggttgggtgctGGGGAGTTAGcggcttcttttgcaagagcatcagcatactcattgccatagatgccttcatgacccgggagccaatacagctgtatatcccagccgcgctcctgtagttgagatgcagtgcgtgtaatcttgctcaggatatattggccagaagaccttcctggagctgaacatgcttgaattgccgcctgattgtctgtaaagatgattgctgtataggcccgatgggaacgttgtgatgtcagtctgaacatgttgcctatttgggtgagagccatctctatgcctcgcaattccgctgcatatacagtatgagtagctgggaagccaatgtgaactgcctggcgccctagaggtgaaaccactgctgccccaactccctgttctgtcaagctgccatctgtgtatgcaatgatgtcagcgccgctatgtacagcggcttggtgagctgttaaggcatcttcccgagtttctgctatgtgggattccagacctgaccaccatggaggggtcacatgtgggtgtataacctccagtctgttctgaggGATTGCAATTCGCCGTCCCCACCGTTCTAGCGGTGATGTCAGAGGGTCGTGTCCTGGGGTGGTGGCCCATTGCATGTGTCGCCGTCGTTCCCATGCATtctttggtgctggtcgttggccagagtggcgtatctcaatgagggtggccataaggggagaggtggctatccggagatatgattctttagccgcgcgttccagtgcaatcattggaggaagtatgttgagacatatctctaaagcagctcgagaggttgttctgaatgcaccagcaatcctatagagggtcttgtgctggatagattccaaggctttcctagcagcattttctgctgccttgaagccccatccagcccgtatgaaccatgtggaactggcAAATGTGATCTGTGGCCACAACactgctgtgtacatttggcggagatgggatagggtgattccccaggttgaacctgctatggagcggagcgctgctatcatttcagttgctttaacttgggcgtgttcaatttgcttcatgccggtgagatgctggtctaactggacaccaaggtagcgaagggtaggcactggcttaacctctaccccttgcactttgactgaagcattggttgagctcaagggtctaggaacacctcggaccttccgccaTAGATGTATCAggccatattttgctggggcgaacttggaggcatgttgagtttcccattgttctgctatcttgtgtatttgctcaagacgtcggcagttagctgcagcagcttggctccagacaagtatgcatatatcatcaatgtagccagtcaccatagcttttccagggtaagcctcatgTATTCGGTCGATTAggtctgcattgtagaacaggtaaagaattggagagagaggtgagccttggggtatgccTGTGTTTGTGGTAAACTGGCGTGTTGCACCCTCCATCAGTACaatatctgtgatgcggtggtgtaggaagctcgctatccagttgacagcattgATGGGGACCCTTCGTTTCCGGAGGTTATGGATCAAGCGTTCATGTGCAgcattgtcaaatgcacTACTAACATCCAAGGTgagcagtgtggctaccaatgcACCAGCACGCCATGATGCATGGACtcgtagtagtagtagtagtagtgtgtgtgtgtgtgtgtctctatttaacgtcgagggtcgggtctttccacgcctccacggctccttgggagcctcggaagcggaaaagccctggtcccggtgcgggacatacgacgggcagatcggaactgcctatctcctagctaaactaccatctatcatctaaatacaggtagctccccgcgcggggagctgcttgggttttcacagctgttaaaagcaatctaggcatcttcgagttttcttgatatggaaacaaggagaagtgagaagaagaggggggggaagaaggggaagaggaggggaaggaggaaaggagaggagggaaccagaggtaagccctagaggttcccaactttgacacatttagcatcttaatggcgtttacagatggcagtatagaaatgtgatctatccagccaatctgcatatgcagtgaaaccggtctttttggtgaggatatccactactcgttgttggccccaaggatgtgccgctgctttgcgaccctctcggcagaaatagaagtgggagggctcctttttgcggccacatgagcatgtcaacagggcattgtcatgtttgaagcgctcatggtactctgcaaagtcgcCGTGCCCGCTTCTGGCTGCTAGGAGGCggcccagagctgctcggggaagatggagctctggtggccgcttctctattcctataccaaggtccttatatcgtttgggggccttctctgcccagaattgtgcaaagcattgccagtgcactgtctgggctgcccgcttggcggctgctattgaggcaggtggtagagggaactcaaagggagcatggcagcccaacttggcctccttatccgcctcttcatttcctttgatgcctgtgtgtccagggacccatttcacctgtactgtgcctgattgtatgccaggtgctctggggcagtgtggccaaatctgggcggctttttggaagttcatgaatgttgattgacttgatcctttgggttggccttggagttgctgtactgcttccaagtTGTCTAGGCAGATGTATATGTCTGTTGCGTATCGGGTTCTGGGGTCTTTGAGGGCCGCCTGTAGGCCAAGCAGGGCCGCgtgggcctctgcatcaaatacctcctggttggggagcttcctgtgcccacagaggatcttgatcgtactggtgccccagtagcctacccagccagcgcctgcagcagtgtcctccttttctttggacccatctgtgtatatgaccattgctgaaggtgggatgctctctagccactttttaaacgcttctttggactgtgtcttcggaattgcaattggccgctctttgggctctggatttatatcccaggggctcatcagtagtggatctatctgttcaacgagatggatgtttgccgggtcgatggcccggcggaagcgggttttgatgtgtcggcttttttggtgcatggcccggcggtacAGAGGGTGTCGGGCATCCAGTTGTTGAACTCTGACTTCTAGGCCGCGCCGtctctggttgaggaggagttccACAGGCGGTATAGCCGATTCCCGGTGAAGTGCTGCTGTTTGGgtggtcctgtaaactgggaGGGTCCCTAGGAGCGCACTGCGGAGCACCTGATCCAGGCAGGCTAGCTGTGCAGCTACCCCATTAGATACCAGTTTTTGTTCACCTGAAATGCTCTGCCTTGGTCTGTGCCgtcctggccaccatgcctcagccccatagcataAGACTGAGACCACACAGGCAATTGTTGCTTGCCGCAGTAGGGGGCTTTGACTCCTCgtacagtgttggccagggcttgtatgccattagcggccagttttgccttggctgccagtgtctgggtatgtattctgaatttgagcttccggtcaaaccagattccCAGCCAGCGTGTCGCCTCATTGAGTAGGGGAGGTTTAATCTCCACTGTGCCCTcaggggtttggattgagcaggtggggttgttcctcttccaacctctGGTGAAATGCTGGAGCTCTGTTTTAGCCAGGTCAAAAGTGAGTCCTTCTCTACGGCCCCAAGCTATCAGGTCTGTTGTGATGTTTTGTagcctggtggtgttttcttcaagggacttgctgacaactagttggcaaatatcatctgcatatccaaaacgacctctgcgggcgattgttggacctatcttgaagacaggttcaatgtacagcatgaacaggattggtgagactggggagccctgaggcaagcctgctgggactgcaaagGTTGAGCTCTGATGCCCGTCCAATtgtatagctgctgttcggtcttgggtgaagcttgacacccagcggagcactgtggcaggccatccttgtctgcggagtcgatggttcagcctgcctgacaggaccgcatcaaatgcgcctttcaaatccagagttagtatggaggcgctgagaccccgggcccaagattcttcaatatcatgcaccaaagctgccgccaggtcggtagctgaacggcaggggagggccccaaattgttgggggtggaggaccttgtgtttgatggctgtctgtaacgggctaggcccgaaaggcacctcgaaccataaatggttctcgattgaagctattcacaagagcgtgccgaagtcaggtgatcgtagatcacctgatcacgagtatataaatccaccgccagcgtgtctttctttctttctttcctttccccaacgagttcttttgtacatatctatatattagatagcaaggcttcggcccattacactgtccaagctaatctccgggcaataaggcgttccagtcctttccccaaggtagagaggagagcaattagtctgtatgagcgtgggctactgtagtccttcttccctggcttggggagggctatcaacagggcttgtcggaagggagttgggtgccatccagttgcagcacaatgtttgtacagagctgaaatatgggggccaagagcaggccaggccttcttcaggactgcattggatatctcgtcttgcccaggtgtgctgctcttggcttGGAAGATAGCTTGGTATGCTTCTCCAGATGTGATGGTTGGAAAGGGGAGGGTTGCCTCCGGATTGTCACTATTGTCAAAGGGGATGTCATCTGcgcaggcagccttctggaggagggtttttaccaggagctctgctttggcatcaggagtggtgtggactgtttctccattcttgagaggtgggattgggaaggatcccactgtcctattccacttgattgctctgaaaacatcctggctgtcagtgaagttATCCAGTTGTGTTCGCCAGTATtgccgttttgcttggcgtaCTGTGCGGCGCAAGGTTCGTTGTGCCATTTCTAAttcagttggggggctatctgggTCTCGTGAGGCTCTTCGGAGTGCCACTGTTGCATCCTGGCAGTCCTCattccaccatctatggcctgatgggtgagcatgggctctttttgtggatgcttccagggcatttg from Aspergillus chevalieri M1 DNA, chromosome 2, nearly complete sequence includes:
- a CDS encoding uncharacterized protein (COG:S;~EggNog:ENOG410PUBX) codes for the protein MDIKRLKSSHTTYPYPAVDDADQDLDRRPEAEKREWEHRLIQRTDSMEWGTGERASLRAGLEPMTTRDNERLLRTHHRSLSKASIVYITTSPFGRRIWLISCNVPDITAGGLDIHILPAGYPLKSPLIPAPAAQFILAQSLVKGQINPRRFLTEQDLESLRILFPKAIGAQLLIAGFLRMLFNSIADVERTHNLGYPGEVGGLVVLLDTATFSATAQNIESGAVVSDTEAKSVGCLGLKLKLPGGNTVLTTVTHAYVRNPALSVVLMRVADWVIRAKNALYRFRNPHLDRDSRAYGVSEQSLSNNPTGKDILLFKMNTKVFLIREPYTLLKESYSTLS